The genomic DNA CCGCTCGCTCGGCGACGCGTGGTCGAGCTGGCCGAAGAGGTCCTGCGTACGGGCGCGCTCCGCCTCCCGCTCGCGGCCCCGCGGCGGTGTGTTCGGGTCGCGCGTCCTCTGCGGGGGCTCGGGTTCGGTGCCGTGGTCGGCTGCGTGGTCGAGGTCGTCTCGGTCGTGGGTGCGGTCGGGAGCGTGGTCGGGGAGTGGCGCGATGCGCACCGGCTCGCTGCCACCGACCTCCAGCAGGCTGTCGTGGGGCGGCTCGGGCCGCCCGGAGTCAGCGCGCACGTCGGGGTCCCGCGGCCCCCTCACCCCCGGTCGTGACGGCGGGTGCGGCGGGTGCGGCGGGCGTGACGATCCGGACGGACCTCTCGTGATCGTTCTTCACGCTATCGAGTAAACCCACCCGCACGGGGGGTTAGGTACACCCCTTGGTGGGTAGTGTACGTCCATGAATCCCCCGATCAGCGTGGCTGTCGTCGACGACTACGACGTCGTCGTCCTCGGTGTCGCCCGGATGCTCGAGCAGTACCCCGACCGGGTGGTGGTGGCGGACCTGTCGACCGAGTCGACGCTGGACCGACCGGTCGACGTCGTGCTCTACGACGCCTTCGCGCAGCCGGAGAGCGACACCGCCGACCTCAAGGTGTTCCTCGACAACCCCCTGGCCGGACGCACCGCCGTCTACACCTGGAACTTCCACCCGCGGCTGGTCGAGCGGGCGCGGGAGGCCGGCGTGCACGGCTACCTCTCCAAGGCGCTGCCGGCGCGCGACCTCGTCGCCAGCCTCGAGCGGGTGGCGGCGGGGGAGACGGTCGTCAGCGACCCGCCGGGCCGGGCCCGCAGCGCCACGGGCCTGGACTGGCCGGGGCGGGCGGAGGGCCTGAGCGACCGGGAGGCCGAGATCCTCGCCCTGATCACGCAGGGCAAGAGCAACGCCGAGGTGGCTTCCTTCACCTTCCTCAGCCCCAACACCATCAAGTCGTACGTGCGCACGATCTACCGCAAGATCGGCGTCTCGAGCCGTACGCAGGCCGTGCTGTGGGGCGTGCGGCACGGGTTCGTGCCGGGGGACAGCCGCCAGGAGCCCTGGCGCTGAGCGTCGGGACGGGCGGAGGGTCCAGGGGCTACTGCACCGCGGAGGTCAGGCGCATCACGTTGTCGATGACGCTGCGCCAGAAGCCGCGCCGCTCCCAGTCCACGAGCTGCAGGGGCTTGGAGAGCCGCCGGTACTCGTCCTCGACCGCCTTGACCTGGTCGACGAACGTCCGTCCGCAGACCATCAGCATGACCTCGAGGTCGAGCTGGAAGGAGCGGATGTCCATGTTCGACGAGCCGATCACCGCGACCTGGTCGTCGACCGACACGTGCTTGGAGTGCAGGATGTGCGGCGCCGGGTACAGGTAGATCTTCACGCCCGCCGACAGCAGCTCGGAGTAGTACGAGTGCTGCGCGTGGAAGACCATGAACTGGTCGCCGATCTCGCCCACGAAGAGCTCCACGTCGACACCGCGCCGGGCGGCCGTCGTGATCGCGCCGAGCAGGGACTGCTCGGGGACGAAGTACGGGCTCGTGATGCTGATCCGTCGCTCCGCGTGGTACAGCAGGCTGTTGAACAGCGCGAGGTTGTTCTCCTGGTCGTACGCGGGTCCGCTCGGGGCGACCTGGGCCAGGAGGGTGCCGCCGCGCTGCTCGTCCGAGGCCTGCTCGCGCGAGCTGTCGAGCAGCTCGTCGGTCTCGCAGAACCAGTCGGTGACGAAGAGCGCGTCGATCTCGTGGACCACAGGGCCGTGCACCTCGCACAGCTCGTCGACCCACTGCAGCCCGCGCCGCTTGTTGCCCCGCTTGTCGTAGCTGGGGTCGATCATGTTCAGCGAGCCCACGAACCCGACGTCGCCGTCGGCCACGAGCAGCTTGCGGTGGTTGCGCAGGTCGGGTCGCTGCCAGCGGCCCTTCAGCGGCTGGACGGGCAGCATCAGGTGCCACTGCACGCCCATGGCGGTCAGGGCCTTCAGGGTCTTGCGGTAGCCGGGGTAGGGCCGCGTGCCCATGTGGTCGAGCAGCAGCCGTACGGTCACGCCGCGCTCGACCGCGCGGCGGAGCGCGTCGAAGAAGGGTTCCGTGGTCGTGTCGCGGATGGTGATGTAGAACTCCGAGTGGACGTAGCGCTCGGCGGAGTCGATGGCCTGGACGAGCGTGCGGAGCTGCTCGTCGAAGCCCATGACCATGCGAGCGTCGTTGTCCTGGAGCAGCGGCATCGCCCCGACCCGGTCGACCAGCGCCGACACCGAGGGGAACCACGCGGGAGCGTCCTCGCCGGGACGCACGGGGCCCACGGCGCGGGCGGCCTCCTCGATGAGCCTGTCCATGTCCTGCTGCTTCTCGCGGCGGCGCTGCGGGAGCTTGGGGCTGCCGATCAGGAAGAACAGCAGGATGCCCAGCAGGGGCAGCACGGCCATCAGCAGCACCCACGCCAGGGCCGAGCTCGGGGCCGGTTGCGCGGTGTGATGATCAGGGCGACGACGACGAGCGCGACCTCGAGGCCCACCAGCAGGCCGGTGCCGCTGAGACCGTTGAAGAGCTCGATCACGGGCGCAACCTATCGGGGCGGTTCAGGGTCGCTTTGCCAGCCTGGACACAGGTCGACCCGCTACCTTGGAAGCATCTGGTGAGCATCGGTCGCTTCACGACACGTCGATTTCTGCTTGCATCCCGGCTGGGAAGCCTCGCGAGACCGACCCAGGAGCACCCATCGCCATTTCGCCTGTCGCTGCCGTGACCCCGATGAGCAGGGCCACGGCCCGGCTCGCCGGACAGCCGCTCACCCGCAGCTTCACCGCCCTCACCGCCCAGGTCCGGACCGCCGGGCTGCTCGGGCGGACCCGCATGTTCTACGTCCTGGTCTTCTCCGGCCTGGTGCTGGCCCTGGGTGGCATCGCCACGGGGATCATCCTCCTCGGCGAGTCCTGGCTGCAGCTGCTGATGGCCGGCGCGCTCGGGCTCGTGCTGACGCAGTTCGCGTTCCTCGGGCACGAGGCCTCGCACCGCCAGATCTTCGCCTCCGGCAAGGCGAACGACCGCAGCGGCCGCATCCTCGCCGTCGGGTTCGCCGGGCTCAGCTACAGCTGGTGGATGACCAAGCACACGCGGCACCACGGCAACCCGAACCGCGTCGGCAAGGACCCCGACATCGCGCGCGACACGATCTCGTTCGTGGACGAGGACGCCGCGAAGCAGCGCGGGATCATGGGCTTCATCACGCGTCGCCAGGCCTGGCTCTTCTTCCCGCTGCTGCTCCTCGAGGGCGTCAACCTGCACCTGAAGTCGGTCCAGGCGCTGCTCGCGCGCGGACCGGTCAAGGGCCGCGCATGGGAGCTGACGCTGCTCGGGCTGCGGTTCGGCGTGTACGCGGGGCTGCTGTTCTGGATCTTCCCGCTGGGCATGGCCGCCGCCTTCCTCGGCGTGCAGCTCGCCGTCTTCGGCTTCTACATGGGCTTCTCCTTCGCCCCCAACCACATGGGCATGCCGATCGTCCCGGCGGACGCCAAGCTCGACTTCCTGGCCAAGCAGGTCCGCACGTCGCGCAACATCCGCGGCGGGTTCTGGATGAGCGTCCTCATGGGCGGGCTCAACTACCAGGTGGAGCACCACCTCTTCCCGAGCATGCCGCGACCGCACCTGCGCAAGGCGCGCACGATGGTGCGCGAGCACTGCCGCGCCCTGGACGTCCCCTACACGGAGACGAACCTGGCCCACGCCTACCGCTCGGTGCTGGCCCACCTCGACCGCGTCGGCCTCGCCGCCCGCGACCCGTTCGACTGCCCGGCCGCCCAGAACATCCGTTTCAGCTGAGCCTGACGAAGGGCCGGGGACGCTCCCTGAGCCTGTCGAAGGGCCCCGAGGACGCTCCCTGAGCTTGTCGAAGGGCCCCGAGGACGCTCTCTTGTCGAAGGGCCCCGAGGACGCTCCCTGAGCTTGTCGAAGGGCCCCGAGGACGCTCTCTTGTCGAAGGGCCCCGGGGACGCTCCCTGAGCCTGTCGAAGGACCCCGAGGACGCTCCCTGAGCTTGTCGAAGGGCCCCGAAGGGGTTGGCGTCCACGCCACGAAGAACCTGACGCAACCGACCCCCGGCGTGATCGCGCCGGGGGTCGCTGCACGTCCACCGCCTAGCGTGTGACCGACGCGAAGGAGCACCCATGAGCCTGCAGGACCTGGTCGAGCGCGGCCGGTGGACCCACGAGCCCGAGGCCGTACGCCTCGAGGGCGACGAGCTGCACGTGACTGCGGTCGAGGGTAGCGACGCGTGGCGCACGACCTCGTACGGGTTCGTCCACGACT from Microlunatus sagamiharensis includes the following:
- a CDS encoding response regulator transcription factor; the encoded protein is MNPPISVAVVDDYDVVVLGVARMLEQYPDRVVVADLSTESTLDRPVDVVLYDAFAQPESDTADLKVFLDNPLAGRTAVYTWNFHPRLVERAREAGVHGYLSKALPARDLVASLERVAAGETVVSDPPGRARSATGLDWPGRAEGLSDREAEILALITQGKSNAEVASFTFLSPNTIKSYVRTIYRKIGVSSRTQAVLWGVRHGFVPGDSRQEPWR
- the cls gene encoding cardiolipin synthase, whose translation is MAVLPLLGILLFFLIGSPKLPQRRREKQQDMDRLIEEAARAVGPVRPGEDAPAWFPSVSALVDRVGAMPLLQDNDARMVMGFDEQLRTLVQAIDSAERYVHSEFYITIRDTTTEPFFDALRRAVERGVTVRLLLDHMGTRPYPGYRKTLKALTAMGVQWHLMLPVQPLKGRWQRPDLRNHRKLLVADGDVGFVGSLNMIDPSYDKRGNKRRGLQWVDELCEVHGPVVHEIDALFVTDWFCETDELLDSSREQASDEQRGGTLLAQVAPSGPAYDQENNLALFNSLLYHAERRISITSPYFVPEQSLLGAITTAARRGVDVELFVGEIGDQFMVFHAQHSYYSELLSAGVKIYLYPAPHILHSKHVSVDDQVAVIGSSNMDIRSFQLDLEVMLMVCGRTFVDQVKAVEDEYRRLSKPLQLVDWERRGFWRSVIDNVMRLTSAVQ
- a CDS encoding fatty acid desaturase family protein; amino-acid sequence: MSRATARLAGQPLTRSFTALTAQVRTAGLLGRTRMFYVLVFSGLVLALGGIATGIILLGESWLQLLMAGALGLVLTQFAFLGHEASHRQIFASGKANDRSGRILAVGFAGLSYSWWMTKHTRHHGNPNRVGKDPDIARDTISFVDEDAAKQRGIMGFITRRQAWLFFPLLLLEGVNLHLKSVQALLARGPVKGRAWELTLLGLRFGVYAGLLFWIFPLGMAAAFLGVQLAVFGFYMGFSFAPNHMGMPIVPADAKLDFLAKQVRTSRNIRGGFWMSVLMGGLNYQVEHHLFPSMPRPHLRKARTMVREHCRALDVPYTETNLAHAYRSVLAHLDRVGLAARDPFDCPAAQNIRFS